One part of the Treponema sp. OMZ 787 genome encodes these proteins:
- a CDS encoding HEAT repeat domain-containing protein: MKNLKKELHFFFKLSVLSFLFIFSLTLKLGAQETAQPSSENTETAQEKTEDKTNDKTKKKEASEFEEKRDTILYGTGDDILELIKRLKSDEDDRFDADLQKIFAETKIPAIRDALFAYFAEKKNDCLKADALMVLENKEDFPQETVRSAISYIRELAIYEGIDSLRTILKDEESEYRDLCISAIGKIGKPDDAVFLTELFDSEASDDEKKSLIIKQNIMFALEELHPAEIWDFLIRVAEDSDENTIIRGTAVSALGKIGDERAIPILSEIFEDKDPILRTAAIKGIAGFKDAKAKNIIIQAFKDSYYKVRLQAIQSAKEEKAEDAVPFILYRAKKDPENTVRIAAIEALSHFNNAEANEWLVDSFNEEKTGLSLRLKIAESLLKNNFDLIYEDVKAAALKAISEKQKNKFSAELGKTISTVENTGTAPIAEAYLNHKDPIFKSIGLDMFKRNRYPELIPLVSEIAEDEKNGALSRRAKDLLHADPTESKAGEASGNTSTPQDKQTGK; encoded by the coding sequence ATGAAAAACCTAAAAAAAGAATTACACTTTTTTTTTAAACTCAGCGTACTCAGTTTCTTATTTATTTTCAGTTTAACGCTTAAACTTGGAGCCCAAGAAACGGCTCAACCGTCTTCCGAAAATACGGAAACCGCTCAAGAAAAGACAGAAGATAAAACTAATGACAAAACAAAGAAAAAAGAAGCATCTGAATTTGAAGAAAAAAGAGACACAATCCTTTACGGTACAGGCGACGATATCTTAGAACTTATAAAGAGGCTAAAAAGCGATGAAGATGACCGTTTCGATGCAGATTTACAGAAAATATTTGCCGAGACTAAAATTCCGGCAATCAGGGATGCCTTATTTGCTTACTTTGCCGAAAAAAAGAATGATTGCTTAAAAGCCGATGCTCTCATGGTCTTAGAAAACAAAGAAGACTTTCCTCAAGAAACAGTCCGCTCAGCAATTTCCTATATTAGAGAGCTTGCGATATATGAAGGAATAGATTCCCTGCGTACAATCTTAAAAGATGAAGAAAGCGAGTACAGAGACCTTTGTATTTCTGCAATCGGAAAAATTGGTAAACCGGACGACGCAGTTTTTCTTACGGAACTTTTTGACTCCGAGGCCTCCGATGACGAAAAAAAATCTTTAATAATAAAACAAAATATAATGTTTGCATTGGAAGAACTTCATCCTGCTGAAATATGGGATTTTTTAATCCGGGTTGCTGAAGACTCCGATGAAAATACCATTATAAGGGGAACAGCTGTTTCAGCCTTAGGAAAGATAGGCGATGAAAGAGCTATTCCTATTTTATCCGAAATTTTTGAAGATAAGGATCCCATTTTAAGAACAGCTGCGATAAAGGGTATTGCAGGCTTTAAGGATGCTAAGGCTAAAAACATCATCATTCAAGCCTTTAAAGATTCTTACTATAAGGTAAGACTTCAAGCTATCCAGTCGGCAAAGGAAGAAAAAGCGGAGGATGCCGTTCCGTTTATCTTATACCGTGCAAAAAAAGATCCTGAAAATACGGTCCGCATAGCCGCTATAGAGGCCCTCTCTCATTTTAACAATGCGGAAGCAAATGAGTGGCTTGTAGATTCTTTTAATGAAGAAAAGACAGGCTTATCTCTCCGCTTAAAAATTGCCGAAAGCCTTTTAAAAAATAACTTTGATTTAATTTATGAGGATGTAAAAGCGGCCGCACTAAAAGCTATTTCCGAAAAACAAAAAAATAAATTTTCCGCAGAACTCGGCAAGACTATTTCAACAGTTGAAAATACAGGAACAGCTCCGATAGCCGAAGCCTATCTAAATCATAAGGATCCGATATTTAAGAGTATAGGGCTCGATATGTTCAAACGGAATAGATATCCTGAGTTGATACCCCTTGTTTCAGAGATTGCCGAAGATGAAAAAAACGGCGCTTTAAGCCGAAGGGCTAAGGACCTATTGCACGCAGACCCTACGGAAAGCAAAGCCGGAGAGGCCTCCGGTAATACAAGTACCCCTCAAGACAAGCAAACAGGCAAGTAA
- a CDS encoding DNA repair protein RecO translates to MANRSWVSEALVLSLKTFGEGHRNALLLLPDTEHSCKLVDAAVFGGPKSKLRSMVIPYHTGEVWIYSNPIKNSNKISDFKVSDYRIGLSDNLTRIWCAAFAAELAVKLKGNIDWQIINSFLTGLAVSSENECRKALLRFLWRVISLSGLAPDMEHCCRCGIRTSGRESETDAINKNAVDFSYSGKNFFFVPHEDSCVCEVCLDKHEPAFPLSGESLLYLFAVQNLIPKISRGLNLSEQAYAELKDFLFYLIRLAAGSNFKTLESCNFLL, encoded by the coding sequence ATGGCAAACCGCTCTTGGGTCTCTGAAGCTCTTGTACTTTCGTTAAAGACATTCGGCGAAGGACACAGAAACGCCCTCCTCCTTTTACCCGATACGGAACACTCCTGCAAGCTGGTAGATGCGGCCGTCTTCGGCGGGCCTAAGAGCAAACTGCGAAGCATGGTAATTCCCTACCACACCGGAGAAGTTTGGATTTATTCAAACCCAATAAAAAATTCTAACAAGATAAGCGACTTTAAGGTAAGCGACTACCGTATAGGCCTCAGCGATAACCTGACCCGCATTTGGTGTGCAGCCTTTGCTGCCGAATTGGCCGTAAAACTTAAGGGCAACATCGACTGGCAAATCATCAATTCCTTTTTGACGGGGCTTGCTGTTTCTTCCGAAAACGAATGCCGAAAAGCCTTACTCCGTTTTTTGTGGAGGGTAATTTCTTTATCGGGTCTTGCCCCGGATATGGAACATTGCTGCCGCTGCGGAATAAGGACTTCGGGCAGAGAATCGGAAACCGATGCTATCAATAAAAATGCGGTAGATTTTTCTTACAGCGGAAAAAACTTCTTTTTCGTTCCGCATGAGGATTCTTGCGTTTGCGAGGTCTGCCTTGATAAACACGAGCCGGCTTTTCCCCTTTCAGGCGAAAGCCTTTTATACCTCTTCGCAGTTCAAAATCTTATTCCAAAAATATCGAGAGGATTAAACCTCTCGGAACAAGCCTACGCCGAACTAAAAGATTTTTTATTCTATCTTATAAGGCTAGCAGCAGGTTCAAATTTTAAAACTCTTGAATCCTGTAATTTTCTGTTGTAA
- a CDS encoding RecQ family ATP-dependent DNA helicase, producing the protein MENQNLKETEDLYRWDDTPDDLYCPFVCETDNPEYSLEKTDDAVAVCAKNVFGIPSLYPWQRLAIANILDAVHAAEARIEAEQIELEAKNGEVSDSDKDTKTKLFQKINANTEEEKLTELYDEDGIMRGRQIILLPTGAGKSLCFQVPALLLDGPTVIIYPLLALMSDQFRRMAEGGLEPVIFKGGQTKEERDAQLARMEGSDGKPPAKLIIANPEVLSSGNLIDRIAACNVVHLAIDEAHCVTEWGDSFRPAYLELTNIIKKLHPYAVSAFTATASPPVLQRIAEILFEGRAHLVRGESDRTNIIYFVRHCRVKNPALLEEVKKRKRPMVIFCSSRKGTEQTASFLRLHLNDENIRFYHAGLEREEKAETEKWFHAHKSGILICTCAWGMGVDKKDVKTVIHMDPSPTAEAYIQEAGRGGRDGSIAEAVLLWSPADKKRIELLPEKQRLRAGVLKDFAESGKCRRAVLLKALGETRAEASNPDEEVIACSGCDICSKTAVQYPEDERLFIRFIKANKRIFTQNEAIDFFSSKKEFWEAGDVKRLSEELIKEGLIKKLKSPLWYDKLTV; encoded by the coding sequence ATGGAAAATCAAAATTTAAAAGAAACAGAAGATCTTTACCGGTGGGACGATACGCCGGACGATCTTTATTGCCCCTTTGTATGCGAAACCGACAATCCCGAATACAGTTTAGAAAAAACCGATGATGCCGTTGCGGTTTGTGCAAAAAACGTTTTTGGGATTCCGTCGTTATATCCTTGGCAGAGACTTGCAATAGCCAATATCTTGGATGCGGTTCATGCAGCCGAAGCCCGCATTGAAGCGGAACAAATTGAGCTTGAAGCTAAAAACGGAGAAGTCTCGGATTCGGACAAGGATACAAAAACAAAATTGTTTCAAAAAATTAATGCAAATACCGAAGAAGAAAAACTTACTGAGCTCTATGATGAAGACGGAATTATGAGGGGGAGGCAAATTATTCTCCTTCCGACAGGAGCCGGAAAATCTTTGTGCTTTCAAGTTCCTGCCCTCTTGTTGGATGGGCCTACCGTAATAATCTATCCCCTTTTAGCCCTTATGAGCGACCAGTTTAGGCGCATGGCAGAAGGCGGACTTGAACCCGTCATCTTTAAGGGCGGTCAAACTAAAGAAGAAAGAGATGCCCAGCTTGCCCGGATGGAAGGAAGCGACGGAAAACCGCCTGCAAAACTCATAATTGCAAACCCCGAAGTCCTTTCAAGCGGGAATCTAATCGACAGGATTGCAGCCTGCAATGTGGTTCACTTGGCAATAGACGAGGCGCACTGCGTTACCGAATGGGGAGACAGTTTTAGACCGGCCTATCTTGAGCTTACAAACATAATCAAAAAGCTTCACCCTTACGCCGTTTCAGCCTTTACCGCAACGGCGAGCCCGCCTGTCTTACAGCGCATCGCCGAGATTCTTTTTGAAGGAAGAGCTCATTTGGTCCGAGGCGAATCGGACAGAACAAATATAATTTATTTTGTAAGGCATTGCAGGGTAAAAAATCCGGCCCTTCTTGAAGAGGTAAAAAAAAGAAAAAGGCCTATGGTTATTTTTTGCTCCAGCCGGAAAGGAACGGAGCAGACGGCCTCTTTTTTGCGCCTGCACTTAAACGACGAAAACATAAGGTTTTATCATGCAGGCCTTGAAAGAGAAGAAAAAGCCGAAACCGAAAAATGGTTCCATGCACATAAAAGCGGCATACTAATATGTACTTGTGCATGGGGCATGGGAGTCGACAAAAAGGATGTTAAAACCGTAATCCACATGGATCCCTCTCCGACTGCGGAAGCCTATATTCAAGAAGCCGGAAGAGGCGGGCGTGACGGGAGCATTGCCGAGGCTGTTCTCCTCTGGTCGCCTGCCGATAAAAAGCGGATAGAGCTTTTGCCCGAAAAACAGCGTCTTAGGGCCGGGGTTCTTAAAGATTTTGCCGAAAGCGGAAAATGCCGAAGGGCAGTTCTATTAAAGGCTCTCGGCGAAACAAGGGCAGAGGCTTCTAACCCCGATGAAGAGGTAATCGCCTGTTCAGGCTGCGATATTTGCAGCAAGACGGCAGTTCAATATCCCGAAGACGAAAGGCTTTTTATAAGGTTCATAAAAGCAAACAAAAGAATTTTTACTCAAAATGAAGCTATCGATTTTTTTTCTTCGAAGAAGGAATTTTGGGAAGCAGGGGATGTAAAGCGTTTAAGCGAAGAGCTTATTAAAGAGGGGCTTATCAAAAAGTTGAAAAGCCCCCTTTGGTACGATAAGCTTACCGTTTGA
- the rbr gene encoding rubrerythrin has product MQSLKGTKTEQNILSAFIGESQARNKYTFWASAAEKEGFVQIARIFIETAEQEREHAKRLFNFLEGGDVTVSATAPAGIVGTTLENLKQAAAGENHEWQHMYPEFAKTAREEGFPLIAAVMDSIAVAEKYHAERYEAFIKRIEENSMWVQESPTTWKCLNCGFIVVSKSAPEKCPACAYPKAYFARLEESF; this is encoded by the coding sequence ATGCAATCATTAAAAGGAACAAAGACCGAACAAAATATTCTTTCGGCCTTTATCGGGGAGTCTCAGGCTCGTAACAAGTACACATTTTGGGCAAGCGCAGCCGAAAAAGAAGGTTTTGTGCAAATTGCAAGAATCTTTATTGAAACTGCGGAGCAGGAAAGGGAACACGCAAAGCGCCTCTTTAATTTTTTAGAAGGCGGAGATGTTACCGTTTCGGCTACGGCTCCTGCCGGTATAGTCGGCACAACCTTGGAAAACCTAAAGCAGGCTGCGGCCGGTGAAAACCACGAATGGCAGCACATGTATCCTGAGTTTGCTAAGACAGCAAGGGAAGAAGGCTTCCCCCTAATCGCTGCCGTTATGGACAGTATCGCTGTTGCCGAAAAGTACCATGCAGAAAGGTATGAGGCCTTTATCAAAAGGATCGAGGAGAATTCCATGTGGGTGCAAGAAAGCCCGACAACATGGAAGTGCTTAAACTGCGGTTTTATCGTAGTCAGCAAAAGTGCTCCCGAAAAATGCCCGGCCTGTGCTTATCCCAAGGCTTACTTTGCCCGCTTGGAAGAAAGTTTTTAA
- a CDS encoding TolC family protein — protein MVSSLYAIEYEDFIDIVLTNSNEYQKALSKYNIKKIAAQKTQYRWIPKLSLDLNYIGNMEVKSRDQIHAFTTDLNLKQTLPMGMGLNFNISNTFALAKIQGAKNEYSSSAKSQFLMPLYFFAPGILKPYSEYEIYLGKYSINFADLELKRIKQKIIAEAVYIAVSYWLQKKTLEIEEEKLQIDLQLGLNDEALWKQGKLSTLELSEKNTRRYNNQLNLLNSKRRYLQMLHSLNLTGVSDDTIPEKIEPWIKKLENYISYEYINEEIELELKQKQLKINQYYTLKEQLNRLPSFIFSFTVDPASKSKGGVKFNDTIQNYWKADKNWLFNFAIGINIPLSPLDEAYDIDKTAKELLNLNKLEIEALNINHQNKKEVHEINLNILNKICILAEKNKQDIQNRVTSSEVLLKQGYITEIDFKIQNLDYRLSQLNSLKARLDYIIEVLNY, from the coding sequence ATGGTATCTTCACTATATGCAATTGAATATGAAGACTTTATTGACATAGTTTTAACAAACAGCAATGAGTATCAAAAGGCTCTTAGTAAGTATAATATAAAAAAAATAGCGGCACAAAAAACACAATATAGATGGATTCCTAAACTATCATTAGATTTAAATTATATTGGAAATATGGAAGTTAAAAGCCGTGATCAAATACATGCTTTTACAACAGATCTTAATTTAAAACAAACCTTGCCGATGGGGATGGGATTAAATTTTAATATCAGTAATACTTTTGCCTTAGCTAAAATACAAGGAGCAAAAAACGAATACAGTTCTTCTGCTAAGAGTCAATTTTTAATGCCGCTTTACTTTTTTGCTCCCGGTATTTTAAAACCTTATTCCGAATATGAGATTTATTTGGGCAAATATAGTATTAATTTTGCCGATTTAGAATTAAAACGGATAAAACAAAAAATAATAGCAGAGGCCGTATATATTGCTGTTTCTTATTGGCTCCAAAAAAAGACTCTTGAAATTGAAGAAGAAAAACTGCAAATAGATTTACAACTAGGTTTAAATGATGAAGCTTTATGGAAGCAAGGAAAACTTTCTACACTTGAACTTTCAGAAAAGAATACAAGAAGATATAATAATCAATTAAATCTTTTAAATTCAAAAAGAAGATACCTTCAAATGCTTCATAGTTTAAATTTAACGGGAGTGAGCGATGATACGATACCGGAGAAAATTGAACCTTGGATAAAAAAACTTGAAAACTACATTTCTTATGAGTATATAAATGAAGAAATAGAATTAGAGCTTAAACAAAAACAGTTAAAAATAAATCAATATTATACATTGAAAGAACAGCTTAATAGGCTGCCGTCATTTATATTTTCATTTACGGTTGATCCTGCTTCCAAATCAAAGGGAGGCGTTAAATTTAATGATACTATTCAAAATTACTGGAAGGCAGATAAAAACTGGCTTTTTAATTTTGCCATTGGAATAAATATTCCGCTGTCTCCCCTTGATGAAGCCTATGATATAGATAAGACAGCCAAAGAATTACTTAATTTAAATAAGTTAGAAATAGAAGCTCTTAATATCAATCATCAAAATAAAAAAGAAGTTCATGAAATAAATTTAAACATCTTAAATAAAATATGCATTTTAGCAGAAAAAAACAAACAAGATATACAAAATCGCGTGACCTCTTCGGAAGTTTTACTAAAACAAGGATATATAACCGAGATTGATTTTAAAATTCAAAATCTTGATTATCGGCTTTCGCAATTAAACAGTCTAAAAGCCAGACTTGATTACATAATTGAAGTCTTAAATTATTAA
- a CDS encoding HlyD family efflux transporter periplasmic adaptor subunit — translation MVYTNEKEILTKRYNMVKKLWLEALELPATAVQPARLRELKYQSDMAELDLTTYKNKFINSLLSELDALLIEKERVYSQLKDADLSLKNTCIISPISGYVQEISSLNKGDYINAGQSILNIVPDATDNYKIEIRVPAKDAGKITENMKIKYRFTAFPYHEFGGLTGEVINIEPDSFIDRDGSVYFAVTGNLNKNILVDKEKKEYRVKPGFEIDARIILKEQSILWHFLKTMDLVW, via the coding sequence ATGGTTTACACAAATGAAAAAGAGATTTTAACAAAGCGTTATAACATGGTAAAAAAATTATGGCTTGAAGCACTTGAACTGCCCGCAACAGCAGTTCAACCTGCACGCTTAAGAGAATTAAAGTATCAATCGGATATGGCTGAATTAGATTTGACTACCTACAAAAATAAATTTATCAATTCCCTTCTTTCGGAATTGGATGCACTTTTAATAGAAAAGGAAAGAGTATATAGTCAACTAAAAGATGCTGATCTTTCTTTAAAAAATACTTGCATTATATCGCCCATATCGGGTTATGTGCAAGAAATATCTTCTTTAAATAAAGGAGATTATATTAATGCAGGACAGTCGATTCTTAACATTGTTCCTGATGCAACGGATAATTATAAAATTGAAATTCGTGTACCTGCAAAAGATGCAGGTAAAATAACCGAAAACATGAAAATAAAATACCGGTTTACTGCATTCCCCTATCATGAATTCGGCGGGCTTACAGGTGAGGTTATCAATATAGAGCCCGATTCATTTATAGATCGTGACGGTTCGGTTTATTTTGCCGTTACAGGTAATCTCAATAAAAATATATTAGTTGATAAAGAAAAAAAAGAATATCGTGTAAAACCCGGTTTTGAAATTGATGCACGCATTATTTTAAAAGAACAAAGTATTCTATGGCATTTTTTAAAAACAATGGATCTTGTATGGTAA
- a CDS encoding HlyD family secretion protein, translating to MKPIRLIHLKDLRYKHEIFLQKPPAVLTVFIYIIGSLMLFTLLYCTFGKMEEVVYAKGQVRPVQNISLVKNIVAGEIVQINYVPGQKIEKGSQLLKIDAGIYSARKEALQAYYDEVNKKLKELKI from the coding sequence ATGAAACCAATACGTCTTATACATCTTAAAGATTTACGTTATAAACATGAAATATTTTTACAAAAACCGCCGGCCGTTTTAACTGTTTTTATTTATATAATCGGCAGTCTAATGCTTTTTACACTTTTATACTGTACATTCGGAAAAATGGAAGAAGTAGTATATGCAAAAGGTCAGGTACGGCCCGTACAAAATATATCATTGGTAAAAAATATAGTTGCAGGTGAGATTGTACAAATAAATTATGTGCCGGGACAAAAGATAGAAAAAGGCTCGCAGCTTTTAAAAATTGATGCAGGTATTTATTCGGCAAGAAAAGAAGCTCTCCAAGCCTACTATGATGAAGTGAATAAAAAATTGAAGGAGTTAAAAATTTAA
- a CDS encoding peptidase domain-containing ABC transporter, with product MQHDSQDCGPACLASVCKYYGKRIPISYIRKIAGTDKGGTSGYGIVRGAEELGFSCQGALSPEKEFSEDIVFPIITHLKRNDSEHYVVIFKIKKDNVIIGDPASGLLKIPISEFKKEWTGVFFVLTPQEKFKLNKDSGSILTRFFYLLKPHKKIVGEVLTASILLSFLGIIVAFYFRFLVDEVLYSGTKITLNLVSLGYLVVIIFQTLLNISRNQLMLHMSSKMEAALSFEYFDHVLHLPMDFFTTRKTGEVLSRIHDVNTIRQVLSSTGMNIILDSLMLAVGGAFLCASGGILMLIAIIPVIISAVVICFFVSPYRRMIKEKAVIDAEKYSGMVESINGIGTVKALSSEDLAFERTEVKMVDSVNKGIEIGTLANIENAVQMALSQLGTLGVYWVGSFKILNGTMSLGQLIAFSILSGYFLGPLGRLLTLQPTLQEAFVAANRLSEILDMPIEKTTYSGKTKIENIEGSIEIKNLCFAYGLHGNTLENINLNIKPGMKIAFVGASGSGKTTLVKLLMKFYNFQSGEILIDGLNIKDLETESYRKLIGYVPQEVLLFSGSIRENILWGNGFLPEKALYYAAKASRSDAFINKLPDRYETIIGERGATLSGGERQRIALARILLRDPKILILDEATASLDAITEKAIMSTIEEIIENKTTIIVAHRLSTIINCDKIFVFDGGKIKEEGTHKELILKNGIYTDLWNAQNTDI from the coding sequence ATGCAGCATGACAGTCAAGACTGCGGGCCTGCTTGCCTTGCTTCCGTTTGCAAATATTACGGGAAGAGAATCCCTATTTCTTATATACGCAAAATAGCAGGTACCGATAAAGGCGGTACATCAGGATACGGAATTGTCCGCGGTGCAGAAGAATTAGGGTTTTCATGTCAGGGAGCTTTAAGTCCCGAAAAAGAATTTTCCGAGGACATCGTCTTCCCCATAATTACTCATTTAAAAAGAAATGATTCAGAGCATTATGTTGTAATTTTTAAAATTAAAAAAGATAACGTAATTATAGGAGACCCTGCTTCAGGGCTTTTGAAAATACCTATAAGTGAATTTAAAAAAGAGTGGACCGGTGTCTTTTTTGTTTTAACTCCTCAAGAAAAATTTAAATTAAATAAAGATTCAGGCAGTATTTTAACCCGTTTTTTTTATCTTTTAAAGCCCCATAAAAAAATAGTAGGCGAAGTTCTTACGGCAAGTATACTCTTAAGTTTTTTAGGTATAATCGTTGCTTTTTATTTTCGGTTTTTGGTTGATGAAGTTTTATATTCAGGTACAAAAATAACGCTTAACTTGGTTTCTTTAGGATACCTTGTTGTAATTATTTTTCAAACGCTGTTAAATATTTCGCGTAATCAACTTATGCTTCATATGAGCAGTAAGATGGAAGCTGCTTTAAGTTTTGAATACTTTGACCATGTTCTTCATCTTCCGATGGATTTTTTTACTACACGCAAAACAGGAGAGGTGCTTTCCCGTATTCATGATGTAAATACTATAAGACAGGTTCTATCTTCTACAGGAATGAATATTATTTTGGACTCCCTAATGCTTGCTGTAGGCGGAGCTTTTTTATGTGCCTCAGGCGGTATACTCATGCTGATTGCCATTATTCCGGTTATTATTTCTGCCGTTGTAATATGTTTTTTTGTAAGTCCCTATAGGCGAATGATAAAAGAAAAAGCCGTGATAGATGCCGAAAAATATTCGGGTATGGTAGAGTCCATAAACGGAATAGGAACGGTGAAAGCTCTTTCAAGTGAAGACCTTGCATTTGAGCGGACAGAGGTAAAAATGGTAGATTCCGTAAATAAGGGAATTGAAATAGGTACTCTTGCAAATATAGAAAATGCCGTACAGATGGCTCTTTCTCAGCTTGGAACTTTAGGTGTTTATTGGGTAGGCAGTTTTAAAATATTAAACGGAACAATGAGCCTCGGACAATTGATAGCTTTTTCTATTTTGTCGGGATATTTTTTAGGTCCATTGGGACGTTTATTAACCTTACAGCCTACATTACAGGAAGCCTTTGTTGCAGCAAACCGTCTTTCCGAAATACTTGATATGCCTATCGAAAAAACAACCTACTCGGGAAAAACTAAAATAGAAAATATAGAAGGTTCTATCGAAATTAAAAACTTATGTTTTGCATACGGTTTACATGGCAACACACTGGAAAATATTAATTTAAATATCAAACCCGGAATGAAAATTGCTTTTGTAGGAGCATCCGGTTCAGGCAAAACAACGCTTGTAAAACTGCTTATGAAATTTTATAATTTTCAAAGCGGGGAAATTCTTATTGACGGTTTAAATATAAAAGACTTGGAAACCGAATCATACCGTAAACTTATAGGTTATGTGCCGCAAGAAGTTCTGTTATTTTCAGGTTCTATTCGAGAAAATATTTTATGGGGAAACGGATTTTTACCGGAAAAAGCTTTATACTATGCAGCAAAAGCTTCCCGCTCCGATGCTTTTATAAACAAGCTGCCCGATCGTTACGAAACAATTATAGGAGAGCGGGGTGCAACTCTTTCGGGCGGTGAAAGGCAGCGTATAGCCTTAGCCCGCATTTTACTTAGAGACCCTAAAATATTGATACTTGATGAAGCAACTGCAAGTTTAGATGCTATTACCGAAAAAGCTATAATGAGTACAATCGAAGAAATAATTGAAAATAAAACAACAATTATTGTTGCTCACAGACTTTCGACAATTATAAATTGCGATAAAATTTTTGTATTTGATGGAGGTAAAATAAAAGAAGAAGGAACACACAAAGAGCTTATTTTAAAAAACGGAATATATACCGATCTTTGGAATGCTCAAAATACGGATATCTAA
- a CDS encoding M23 family metallopeptidase — MKKKGLYRKLSMSELKNIFGGEMLDDQGRKIVRKNLDGVYSIKGGIVVEVGYAKDSNKDGYGNYILVKDQKNGVLVRYAHLDKINVKKGQMVNKEDEIGIMGSSGTKSKHLHVSVYKDSNRDDPMEYAA, encoded by the coding sequence ATGAAAAAGAAGGGCTTATACAGAAAGCTTAGTATGTCTGAACTTAAAAATATTTTTGGCGGAGAAATGCTTGATGATCAGGGCCGAAAGATTGTACGCAAAAATCTTGATGGAGTTTATTCGATAAAAGGAGGAATTGTTGTTGAGGTAGGTTATGCTAAAGATAGCAATAAAGACGGCTATGGAAATTATATTCTTGTAAAAGATCAAAAAAACGGAGTACTTGTAAGATATGCTCACTTGGATAAAATAAATGTAAAGAAAGGACAGATGGTGAATAAGGAAGACGAAATAGGCATAATGGGCAGCTCCGGCACAAAAAGCAAACATTTGCATGTCTCGGTATATAAAGATAGTAATAGAGATGATCCTATGGAATATGCAGCATGA